The genomic segment CAGGCCTATTTAATAAAGGCGAAGAAGGAATAATCACTTCTTGGTATGCACAATGCTGACTAAAACGACTTCTAATTAcgatacggagggagtacataaataaataaatggagtATAGTCATGTCATGTAGTACACCTCTGGTCACCTCCTCAATTAGTAATGCTAATAATATACGACTACTTACTCCTAAAAAAGCGTGTATATAAAATATAATAAAACCTGCTTGTAGGCAGGATCAGGTGCACAGTTAAGTGTAGACACAGCCACACCCCATGGGTCGCCAGCGCCGCCAACCGATCTTCCTCAGCGGCGACCCCGCGTCGGCCCAGACCGCCGCCTCTCCGGTCGAGGAACGCGCGGAAAATCCATCCATCCTAATCCAGTCGGAGCCACCACCACGGGCCCACGGCCCGTACGCAGAGCTGAACTCCGCTGGCCCGCATGTGGGCTTGGCTGAAGCTGGCCGGCGTGCACCCCACTTCCGGGTAATCCACCGTTTCCTTCCTCGTTCCCCCCAACAACCGTACGcttgtttctcaaaaaaaaaaaaaaaaaaaaaaaaaaaacgtacgCTTACACTTGCACGCAGCACGTGAATTTCGATCCACTCAAAGCCTATATACCCAAACAATGAAACAAACAAGCAGTAGTAAGGCGAATGATGAATAGAAAGAACACTGCTTGGAGATGCTATAACACTCATCGTTTCCACGGGTGACCATTTCTTATTCTGCCACAGGTCACAGTGCCTTCATCAAGCTACAGATTAATCGACGACCATACAACTAACCAACCATCCACAATAGGATTATTTATGAATTATTAGTCTACCAGACATCGCCATTGCCGTGGTTACCGCCACCTTGCGTGGCAGCCAACCTGCTAGTACACGCTACATGCAGAGCTGAGAGTTCCATCCGGGATTTATTTCCTGGTGACAACGATGCCATCCACCAATCGGCGACGCACCAAACCAATCTCTGCGTATGCAGCCGCCACCGTCGTGTACACCACCAGGCCACCTCACTTGCTCTTCGCTGGTGGGCTCGGAAGCAGCTgccaaggcgacaaagaagagaTGAAACTCCAGCTGATCCGTCTTTTCCACAAACAGGGGCAAGCATAAGCAACGCTTGTACAGGTACTTACCTGGTAGCAAGCGATCAGCGAGCTGGCGAAACCGAACGCGCCCGTGACACGAGGGGTCACCTTCTTCGGCGCCAGCTGCAGCAGCCCCACGGCAACCACGATGTCGAGGCTCGACTTGATGAGGGCGAGCAGCCGCTCGTTGGACTTCTGCAGCTTCATCCGGTACTGCTCGTTCTGGCACACAGATAACAGCCAAATGCATCATCAGAAAGAAGAAATGTGGGAGAGCAGTTTCGTTTCCATCAATCAAGGTGACATGGTGTACTATGCGTATGTCTTTGGTATCAAAAGAGAAACAGTACCTTGTACAACTCTTGGTGTTTCAGCTCCTTCTCTAGCTTCTTCATTGAAGCGGACAACCGTTGGAGCTCAGCTAGCTACACGGTTTGAGCATGAATCAGGTGTGGGAACAAGACCGTGCCGAGAACGGTATAGGCTCACATAAAAGAGTTGTTTCTATAATATGGTAAAATACTAGAAAAAGAGACGTACCTCGATAATAGTTGTGCAGGTGTTAGAACCGAGGAAGCAATAAAATGCTATCCTTCCAAGGAACTCTGCCCGCTCCTTGTTCTGTATAAATAATCGGATTAGTTTCCTGTCTCTCGTGTATCATCATGTAGTAAGTAGTATTGACTTCCATGAGTAATTTCTttaaggggccgtttggatcccttcattttggaggaattgaaatctacttaatggattaggctatttggcttagaATTTAACATTCCATAACTTTCCcaagctcacaaataagcctatctcaaattcgtAGGGTGGGAGATGAAAATGGATTCTATGAatcactatgctataattctactctccaacttatagcacactcttcaactcacttccctacaatagaaatgcaacatataactatgtcccttgtatgcctaacaatatatatacaaatatattccatatacagctatattagcttaattaatctatgtctaaattgtaattattagaatgaattcaattccaaggatccaaacgggcCTAGATATTAGGGAATAACACTTCTGCATCAACTTGTTTCCTTTGTTTATGTGAAAACAAAACACAAATGATAGCAACACACAGTCCTTTTTGCTATGCCAAATTCGAAGACACAGGGGAAGACCAGAGCCAATCAATCTTTTTGTTGCATGAAGATGTGAAAAGAAATTCATACCTTGTATATTCCTGTCCTCCCAGCCCACACAATTTGGTCCAGGAAGAGGAAAGTTGACAGCATCGCATTCTTCGACTGGAACACGCATAAACAAAATCAATCAGAAAACTTCAGAACAAAACCATCCTCAGCTGAACAAGGTCTCATGTAATCAGCAATCAGCGTACCTTCCCGAGTAAGATCAGTGGAAGTGGAGTTCCTTTGGCAGGAGGACTAATTAAAGCATGAAGATCGTTGACAAACTGTAAACAAGGACAGATGAGTCATAAATCATTCGATGATGCAAATGTGAAGCCCTTCAACTTGAAATCAGTACCAAGTATGATGATTATACATATAAAGTACCTTAAAAAGCCGGAAAACTTTCCGAGCCAGACTAGTTGACTTGTCGACATTCTGTGCAGGCCCTGGTTCTCCATTACTCAGGAACTTTGATCCATACTGTATCGCTCTGCAGATTTTATCCCTTGCCTCAGCCTTGTTTAGGTACAAAATAACCAGAGCAAGGTCTCCTCTCACGGTGTCCAGAGAACCCATACTGAATCTTCAGTAACTGCATAAGTGACGCTGAGTCAAAACTATGGAGGTGAATGGATCGACAACACAATGACAGGAGCAGGTATGCAATTGAAGCACACAAGGAGAAACTGAAAATTGGTGTGGGCACTCAATGAATGAACTATCTTGCATAGTTAATTAGTTATGCAGAGATAAATGATTCTAAGATTACATGAGTGTGGCTTAACGACAAATTCACGGATCCCGTATAAGATTAAAAGTAGCTAGTAATACGGTTGCAAGGAACATATAAGTTAGCTCAATTCCATGAGATGCAATTTCTCCTGCGCCACCAAACTTAGCTCAGCTGCAAGATCCACGCTGCAGCGAGCGAGCTGGACCTCGGCAGCAACAGGCACCTGAGGCAACAGCAGCACCGCCGCCACGGGTTGACGGCGTGAGCCGTGCCTCCCAAGTCGCATCCATGGTGCGGTGATTCCTTGGAGGTCGCCGGCTGGCACATCACCGGCACGTCTCTACGCGGCCAACCGAACCCAGCCGCCGCCTGCGACCGAGAGAGAAGCGGCGGCGGATTCGGGTGGGCGCCGTGGCGGCGAAGTCTGGGGGGACCGTAGAAGCCAACCAGATCGACAGTGGCGGCCCGGCGGCAAGGAAGAGAGATCCCCCTAACAGAAACACGCCGCGCAACGAATCCAACCAGACCAGCGAGCTAGCCAATCGGCGGCGTAATCAGGACCGGAATTTTGGGCGGCGCACACGAGGAATCGGGACACGAATACTCGCTAGCGATCCCCCTATCAAATACGCTCAATCCCCCTACGGAAATCAGTGCACAGACTCGCTAGCGAGCGATCGATGTGAGTGAAGGCGTGCAAGGAAGCTCTCACCTGCTCCTGCGAAACCGACGACGATCTCGCCTTGTTGCTTGCCGGCTGCTGCAGCTGTTGCGGCCTTGCGGGCGATCGATCAATTTGATTGGGACAGGGATGTGCACAGGCAGGCGGAGGACCAGGACACCACGCGAAGCATACGTCTTTTTTGTTCTCTTCTCTATAAATATTGTTGGGCAGGTATGGAAACCTGTTACGACTACAAAACGTGCGCTTCTTCGCTTCGTAGGAGTACacattttttttttacaacaatagGAGTACAAATTGTTAAGCCAGATGAAACCGTGGCAAACTAAATTGTAACTCTGTTTCTTTTTAATCTTATGTTTGAAACTTTGAATTGGCTAATGATTATTGTTAGTTGAGTTAATAGGGTTACAACATCATCCTAGTTGAGTTATATTGCAGGATGATTTGGGCGATTTGTCATAAGGTTTGTGAAATTGCTTCTGAGTTCTTGGTTTTGATGAACACAAACACATAGCTAGGGACAACGATAATAAGAATTGAAGAGTCCATCCTAGTTTAGGTCCTATTTAGATCTATTAActgctaatagttagctagcctGTTTCCAAAAAAATGTAGTTAGCTAGCCAACAACTCATATAGCTAATTATTAGCTGCTATTTTTGGATTATCCTAACTAGTGATATAGTTGTCTAGTATTAGCTAATAATTAGCTAGACTATTAGTTGGACCCATTTGATCTAAATAACTATTAGCTCCATTGATCCAAACAAGGTTTACTTCGTGTCAAGCTTTCTAATATCTAGATTCGAAGCACAGGCAAGGGTGTAACCATATACAAATAAAAATATACTAGTATCACGTTAAGGTTTGCCTTGTCTTTCGTTGCAATACAATTATACAATATGGAAACATTATTTTTTCCCGATCTGTCTTCGTTTACTTGACACCAAAATCTACACAATACAATTATAAGAATTACGGTGTGAGGTCTGCGAGTCCTATTCTAAAGCATAAGACAATCGTCGTGACCATTGCATAAACCTCCGGACTGTAATTCATCTAGGTAACGCAATAAGTTGTATATTTCATCATAATAAGACATGGACATGAAAAATGAAGAGTAATGAACCTGGTGGAAGTTGGAGAAGGGAATTAAGTtgttctaattgcttaccacatgcttaaaagtagcacaagtgcttaACTAGAATGGTTAGGTGATGCACTTAATATGATTGCTAAAActtcgaatataaggatgcactcctagtaatgcttttcgtgcAAAATGTAAATGAACTAGCAAGCCAAATAGCCCCTGCATACCCttgagagtcgggaaattattctcacctagacgggtaagtcttgctgagtacatcgtgtactcagggtttgttctaccctttTGTTGCAGATGTTAACCCTGAGGTGTAACCGTTTTGCGGGTCCTTCCTTAGAAGAGCGTACCCGTGTGTTGCTT from the Miscanthus floridulus cultivar M001 unplaced genomic scaffold, ASM1932011v1 fs_115_2_3, whole genome shotgun sequence genome contains:
- the LOC136530377 gene encoding peroxisomal membrane protein 11-5-like, with translation MGSLDTVRGDLALVILYLNKAEARDKICRAIQYGSKFLSNGEPGPAQNVDKSTSLARKVFRLFKFVNDLHALISPPAKGTPLPLILLGKSKNAMLSTFLFLDQIVWAGRTGIYKNKERAEFLGRIAFYCFLGSNTCTTIIELAELQRLSASMKKLEKELKHQELYKNEQYRMKLQKSNERLLALIKSSLDIVVAVGLLQLAPKKVTPRVTGAFGFASSLIACYQLLPSPPAKSK